A window from Topomyia yanbarensis strain Yona2022 unplaced genomic scaffold, ASM3024719v1 HiC_scaffold_4, whole genome shotgun sequence encodes these proteins:
- the LOC131695451 gene encoding lipase 1-like isoform X1, with protein MSVLLLGALLLWCCSATVEAGRNRSTPFLVDEEDALLTVPQLIRKYGYEVEEHQVRTEDGYLLTMYRIPARHRGIRRYPVFMMHSLFSTSADWVLIGRKHGLAYLLADRGYDIWMGNVRGNRYSRKHERHSITSKKFWDFSFHEMGAYDVPAFIDYVLEQTGSRRLHYVGYSQGTLVIFIALSERPELNEKIVQVQALSPAVYLQRAASLTINLLVATNEQIAAQLTANRIYEFLPHFEKQYYFFRSVCPSPTQTLCRLVIAEVAGGNTKNMGVKLLRIFTGHFPAGASVKQVQHYAQSFRDGTFQQYDYGDPEKNLLRYGSVQVPKYNLSRATVPVRSYYAYEDRVVNYLNVLQVQRELPNLVSSYAVPDKRFGHADFGYGKNVKEVLYDEVVMNVEQADEL; from the exons ATGTCAGTTTTATTGCTTGGTGCCCTACTGCTATGGTGTTGTTCAGCAACTGTTGAAGCTGGCAGAAATCGATCGACTCCCTTCCTGGTAGACGAAGAGGACGCTCTGCTGACAGTG CCTCAGCTAATCCGCAAGTACGGGTATGAAGTGGAGGAACACCAGGTCCGTACGGAGGATGGCTATCTGCTTACGATGTACAGGATACCTGCGCGTCATCGGGGAATACGACGATATCCGGTTTTCATGATGCACTCACTGTTCAGCACTAGCGCCGACTGGGTGCTGATCGGTCGGAAACACGGTCTGGCATATCTGCTGGCAGATCGTGGCTACGATATCTGGATGGGGAACGTTCGAGGTAATCGCTATTCGAGGAAACATGAACGACATTCCATCACTTCGAAGAAGTTCTGGGACTTTAGCTTCCACGAAATGGGGGCTTACGATGTGCCGGCTTTCATCGATTACGTCCTAGAGCAGACGGGTTCCCGTCGGTTGCACTACGTTGGATATTCGCAGGGTACGCTGGTCATTTTCATAGCGTTGAGCGAACGACCCGAGTTGAACGAAAAAATCGTCCAGGTACAAGCTCTTTCGCCAGCTGTCTACTTGCAGCGGGCTGCAAGTTTAACCATCAATCTGCTGGTCGCAACCAACGAGCAAATTGCGGCTCAACTTACCGCTAACCGGATCTACGAGTTCCTTCCGCACTTCGAGAAGCAGTACTACTTTTTTCGAAGTGTGTGCCCTTCGCCGACGCAAACTTTGTGCCGTTTAGTGATCGCCGAGGTGGCCGGTGGGAACACGAAGAATATGGGCGTG AAGCTCCTGAGGATATTTACGGGTCACTTTCCGGCGGGAGCTTCCGTCAAGCAGGTGCAGCATTACGCTCAATCATTCCGGGATGGTACTTTCCAGCAGTATGACTACGGTGATCCGGAGAAGAACTTGCTGCGGTACGGTAGCGTACAGGTTCCCAAGTACAACCTGTCTCGAGCAACGGTTCCGGTGAGGTCCTACTACGCCTACGAGGATCGTGTGGTCAACTACTTGAATGTGCTACAGGTGCAGCGAGAGCTACCGAATCTGGTGAGCAGCTATGCGGTGCCGGATAAGCGGTTCGGTCATGCCGATTTCGGTTACGGCAAAAATGTGAAGGAAGTGCTGTACGATGAAGTGGTGATGAACGTGGAACAGGCGGATGAACTCTGA
- the LOC131695451 gene encoding lipase 3-like isoform X2, with product MYRIPARHRGIRRYPVFMMHSLFSTSADWVLIGRKHGLAYLLADRGYDIWMGNVRGNRYSRKHERHSITSKKFWDFSFHEMGAYDVPAFIDYVLEQTGSRRLHYVGYSQGTLVIFIALSERPELNEKIVQVQALSPAVYLQRAASLTINLLVATNEQIAAQLTANRIYEFLPHFEKQYYFFRSVCPSPTQTLCRLVIAEVAGGNTKNMGVKLLRIFTGHFPAGASVKQVQHYAQSFRDGTFQQYDYGDPEKNLLRYGSVQVPKYNLSRATVPVRSYYAYEDRVVNYLNVLQVQRELPNLVSSYAVPDKRFGHADFGYGKNVKEVLYDEVVMNVEQADEL from the exons ATGTACAGGATACCTGCGCGTCATCGGGGAATACGACGATATCCGGTTTTCATGATGCACTCACTGTTCAGCACTAGCGCCGACTGGGTGCTGATCGGTCGGAAACACGGTCTGGCATATCTGCTGGCAGATCGTGGCTACGATATCTGGATGGGGAACGTTCGAGGTAATCGCTATTCGAGGAAACATGAACGACATTCCATCACTTCGAAGAAGTTCTGGGACTTTAGCTTCCACGAAATGGGGGCTTACGATGTGCCGGCTTTCATCGATTACGTCCTAGAGCAGACGGGTTCCCGTCGGTTGCACTACGTTGGATATTCGCAGGGTACGCTGGTCATTTTCATAGCGTTGAGCGAACGACCCGAGTTGAACGAAAAAATCGTCCAGGTACAAGCTCTTTCGCCAGCTGTCTACTTGCAGCGGGCTGCAAGTTTAACCATCAATCTGCTGGTCGCAACCAACGAGCAAATTGCGGCTCAACTTACCGCTAACCGGATCTACGAGTTCCTTCCGCACTTCGAGAAGCAGTACTACTTTTTTCGAAGTGTGTGCCCTTCGCCGACGCAAACTTTGTGCCGTTTAGTGATCGCCGAGGTGGCCGGTGGGAACACGAAGAATATGGGCGTG AAGCTCCTGAGGATATTTACGGGTCACTTTCCGGCGGGAGCTTCCGTCAAGCAGGTGCAGCATTACGCTCAATCATTCCGGGATGGTACTTTCCAGCAGTATGACTACGGTGATCCGGAGAAGAACTTGCTGCGGTACGGTAGCGTACAGGTTCCCAAGTACAACCTGTCTCGAGCAACGGTTCCGGTGAGGTCCTACTACGCCTACGAGGATCGTGTGGTCAACTACTTGAATGTGCTACAGGTGCAGCGAGAGCTACCGAATCTGGTGAGCAGCTATGCGGTGCCGGATAAGCGGTTCGGTCATGCCGATTTCGGTTACGGCAAAAATGTGAAGGAAGTGCTGTACGATGAAGTGGTGATGAACGTGGAACAGGCGGATGAACTCTGA